A part of Aquibium oceanicum genomic DNA contains:
- a CDS encoding cobalamin biosynthesis protein, translating to MVAGIGCRKGVSSAEILAALDAALSAHGLARTQIDALASLPQKRGEPALADVASLLQRPLILADETALEATKKTILTRSKASLAATGHGSVAEAAALAVAGPAARLLGPRIAAGPATCAIAYAEAQP from the coding sequence ATGGTCGCGGGCATCGGCTGTCGCAAGGGCGTCTCGTCGGCGGAGATTCTCGCAGCCCTCGATGCCGCACTGTCGGCGCATGGCCTTGCGAGGACGCAGATCGACGCGCTGGCGTCGCTGCCGCAAAAGCGCGGCGAGCCAGCCCTGGCCGATGTAGCGAGCCTGCTGCAACGGCCGCTGATCCTCGCGGACGAGACGGCACTGGAAGCGACGAAGAAGACGATACTGACGCGATCGAAAGCATCCTTGGCGGCCACCGGACACGGCTCGGTCGCCGAAGCGGCGGCTCTCGCCGTGGCCGGACCGGCGGCGCGCCTGCTCGGACCGCGGATCGCTGCCGGACCGGCGACCTGCGCGATCGCATATGCGGAGGCGCAGCCATGA
- the cbiE gene encoding precorrin-6y C5,15-methyltransferase (decarboxylating) subunit CbiE, translating to MPAGATAKWLAIVGIGEDGLDGIGAAARQAIGEADLVFGGARHLELAATAIRGEPRPWPVPFDTTMADVVAARGRNVCVLASGDPFCHGVGTTLARHVDRAEFSAYPAPSAFSLAAARLGWALQETETISLHGRPIHLIRPLLQDGARILALTSNGRSPAEIADLLASSGFGSSRFHILEALGGPAEAVSTLRADALGTQIFADLNVVAIEASGDDRAKTIPLAVAIPDALFEHDGQITKREIRAVTLSSLAPRRGELLWDIGAGSGSIAISWMLAHPSLHAVAIEAEAERAARIRRNARSLGVPGLDIVEGHAPEALAGLPQPDAVFVGGGGSRDGVMAITMERLRAGGRLVANAVTLEMEAVLLDLYARHGGELSRITVSRAAPVGGKSGWRPAMPVTQWTWSKP from the coding sequence ATGCCGGCCGGCGCAACGGCAAAGTGGCTGGCCATCGTCGGCATCGGCGAGGACGGGCTCGACGGCATCGGCGCCGCGGCGCGGCAGGCGATCGGCGAGGCCGACCTGGTCTTCGGCGGCGCGCGGCATCTCGAACTGGCCGCGACCGCGATCCGCGGCGAACCGCGCCCTTGGCCGGTCCCCTTCGACACGACGATGGCGGACGTGGTCGCCGCGCGCGGACGGAACGTCTGCGTGCTGGCGTCCGGCGATCCGTTTTGCCACGGCGTCGGCACGACGCTGGCACGCCATGTCGATCGGGCCGAATTCAGCGCCTATCCCGCGCCGTCCGCCTTCAGCCTGGCGGCGGCGCGGCTCGGCTGGGCCTTGCAGGAGACGGAGACGATCTCGCTGCATGGCCGCCCGATCCACCTGATCCGGCCATTGCTCCAAGACGGCGCGCGCATCCTTGCGCTGACCTCGAACGGCAGGTCGCCGGCCGAGATCGCCGACTTGCTGGCCTCCTCCGGTTTCGGCAGTTCGCGGTTCCACATCCTCGAAGCGCTCGGTGGTCCGGCGGAAGCGGTTTCCACACTACGCGCCGACGCTCTCGGCACGCAGATATTCGCCGACCTGAACGTCGTTGCCATCGAGGCGTCCGGCGACGATCGTGCCAAGACTATCCCGCTTGCCGTTGCCATCCCCGACGCACTGTTCGAACATGACGGCCAGATCACCAAGCGCGAGATCCGCGCCGTCACCTTGTCCTCGCTGGCGCCCCGGCGCGGCGAGCTTCTGTGGGACATCGGCGCCGGCTCTGGCTCGATCGCCATATCGTGGATGCTGGCGCATCCGTCGCTGCACGCCGTGGCGATCGAGGCGGAGGCGGAACGCGCCGCGCGCATCCGCCGGAATGCGCGTTCGCTCGGAGTTCCGGGGCTGGACATCGTCGAAGGCCATGCACCCGAGGCGCTCGCCGGTCTCCCCCAGCCGGACGCGGTCTTCGTCGGCGGTGGAGGCTCGCGTGACGGCGTGATGGCAATTACCATGGAGCGGCTGCGCGCCGGCGGTCGGCTGGTCGCGAACGCCGTGACGCTGGAAATGGAGGCCGTCCTCCTCGACCTTTACGCCCGGCACGGCGGCGAGCTGTCGCGCATTACCGTTTCCCGCGCCGCGCCCGTCGGCGGCAAGAGCGGCTGGCGGCCGGCCATGCCGGTAACGCAGTGGACATGGAGCAAGCCGTGA